In Stenotrophomonas sp. 610A2, one DNA window encodes the following:
- a CDS encoding protein phosphatase CheZ has product MNQLGEALNDKSALVQRLQDALAALESGDEAGWRREIDALAALRAQPMMSGLGRLARELGQALGELPSVPSEAGELDDACARLDHVVQMTEQATHRTLDLAEECRALTERLRSDGLNAEQGEILERIRHNLTEVALTQSYQDLTGQIIRRVVGIVRRVHEGFGALGLPPPEDDARNQGLAGPAVNGLDRHAVSQVDADDLLSDLGL; this is encoded by the coding sequence ATGAACCAACTCGGGGAAGCACTGAACGACAAATCGGCCCTGGTGCAGCGCCTGCAGGACGCACTGGCAGCATTGGAAAGCGGCGACGAAGCCGGCTGGCGCCGGGAAATCGACGCGCTGGCCGCCCTGCGCGCCCAGCCGATGATGTCCGGCCTGGGCCGGCTCGCACGCGAACTCGGCCAGGCCCTGGGCGAATTGCCCAGCGTGCCCAGTGAAGCCGGCGAGCTGGACGACGCCTGCGCGCGCCTGGACCACGTGGTGCAGATGACCGAGCAGGCCACCCACCGCACGCTGGATCTGGCTGAAGAATGCCGCGCGCTGACCGAGCGTCTGCGCAGCGACGGCCTCAATGCCGAACAGGGCGAAATCCTCGAACGCATCCGCCACAACCTCACCGAAGTGGCCCTGACCCAGAGCTACCAGGACCTGACCGGGCAGATCATCCGCCGCGTGGTTGGCATCGTCCGTCGCGTGCACGAAGGCTTTGGCGCGCTGGGCCTGCCGCCGCCGGAAGACGATGCACGCAACCAGGGACTGGCTGGTCCGGCCGTCAATGGCCTGGACCGCCACGCCGTGTCGCAGGTCGACGCCGACGATCTGCTCTCGGACCTGGGGCTGTAA
- the flhF gene encoding flagellar biosynthesis protein FlhF has product MKIKRFVAADMRTAMNLVRKEHGPDAVILSNRRIEEGVEIVAAAHYDETAVKQALEATRPAPPAPAKPRSAAEAIMAAMTRRKTPEPEPVTATTSAVAALARSAVGATGRSIDNSIELAPGSRFAGLLKSAEVEPVAPRAPVPQTFFATQPASADELPVVPAFRPAGSAAAVAPLAAAPAVTQQASFADAIAAVTIEPPAPMERARFVIDPPMPEPELQQPIAAVAVPAIPVAPVFNPAPVAVAPVAVAPAIEAIAAPAAAAAAIAAVASPQPAEAPVTSAVEATETAAVAATSPVSAVTSAPVIIARDDEQLSQLRQEVAGMRHLIEREMNRFTDERLRGSAVRANALDLMDEYGFDAGLARDVATQIPADIEPSRARGLMLGLISKKLPIAPVDPMETGGVIALVGPTGAGKTTTIAKLASRFAEAHAARDVALVTTDTQRIGAREQLYGFGRQLGIAVHEANSGTDLNQLLQKLADYKLVLIDTAGLGQRDRALTAQLQWLRAAGQIRTLLVLPANTAFQDMDEVVRRFSAANPQGVVLTKLDETGRFGSALSVAVDHRLPITWVTDGQDVPEDLYRASAANLVLRLEDLRRAADMPCNTELNNAVA; this is encoded by the coding sequence ATGAAGATCAAACGTTTCGTCGCCGCTGACATGCGCACCGCCATGAACCTCGTGCGCAAGGAACATGGCCCCGATGCCGTGATCCTGTCCAACCGCCGGATCGAGGAAGGTGTGGAGATCGTGGCGGCTGCGCATTACGACGAAACCGCGGTGAAGCAGGCCCTGGAAGCGACCCGCCCGGCCCCGCCGGCACCGGCCAAGCCGCGCAGCGCCGCCGAAGCCATCATGGCCGCGATGACCCGCCGCAAGACCCCGGAGCCGGAACCGGTCACCGCCACCACCTCGGCCGTCGCCGCCCTGGCACGCTCGGCAGTTGGCGCGACCGGCCGCTCCATCGACAACAGCATCGAGTTGGCACCGGGTAGCCGCTTTGCCGGCCTGCTCAAGTCCGCCGAAGTCGAACCGGTTGCTCCGCGCGCACCTGTCCCGCAGACCTTCTTCGCCACCCAGCCGGCCAGCGCCGACGAACTGCCGGTGGTGCCGGCTTTCCGTCCCGCCGGCAGCGCCGCTGCGGTCGCTCCGCTGGCCGCCGCACCTGCCGTCACCCAGCAGGCCAGCTTTGCCGACGCCATCGCCGCCGTCACCATCGAGCCGCCTGCACCGATGGAACGCGCGCGCTTCGTCATCGATCCGCCGATGCCGGAACCGGAGTTGCAGCAGCCGATCGCTGCCGTCGCCGTTCCAGCAATCCCTGTCGCACCGGTGTTCAACCCTGCCCCGGTCGCCGTGGCCCCAGTCGCTGTCGCGCCCGCAATCGAGGCAATCGCAGCCCCGGCCGCTGCGGCAGCAGCCATCGCCGCCGTCGCTAGCCCGCAGCCGGCGGAAGCGCCGGTCACCAGCGCTGTTGAAGCCACCGAAACTGCCGCCGTCGCCGCCACCTCCCCGGTGAGCGCAGTGACCAGCGCACCGGTGATCATCGCCCGCGACGACGAACAGCTCAGCCAGCTGCGTCAGGAAGTGGCCGGCATGCGCCATCTGATCGAGCGCGAGATGAACCGCTTCACCGATGAACGCCTGCGCGGCAGCGCGGTGCGCGCCAATGCGCTGGACCTGATGGACGAGTACGGCTTCGACGCCGGCCTGGCCCGCGATGTGGCCACCCAGATCCCGGCCGACATCGAGCCGAGCCGCGCTCGCGGTCTGATGCTGGGCCTGATCTCCAAGAAGCTGCCGATCGCCCCGGTCGACCCGATGGAAACCGGCGGCGTCATCGCCCTGGTCGGCCCCACCGGCGCCGGCAAGACCACCACCATTGCCAAGCTGGCCTCGCGCTTTGCCGAAGCCCACGCCGCCCGCGACGTGGCCTTGGTCACCACCGATACCCAGCGCATCGGCGCCCGCGAGCAGCTGTACGGCTTCGGCCGCCAGCTCGGCATCGCCGTGCACGAGGCCAACAGCGGCACCGACCTGAACCAGCTGCTGCAGAAGCTGGCCGACTACAAGCTGGTGCTGATCGACACCGCCGGCCTGGGCCAGCGCGACCGCGCCCTCACTGCCCAGCTGCAGTGGCTGCGCGCCGCCGGTCAGATCCGCACCCTGCTGGTGCTGCCCGCCAACACCGCCTTCCAGGACATGGACGAAGTGGTCCGCCGCTTCAGCGCCGCCAACCCGCAGGGCGTGGTGCTGACCAAGCTGGACGAGACCGGCCGCTTCGGTTCGGCCCTGTCGGTGGCGGTCGATCACCGCCTGCCGATCACCTGGGTGACCGACGGCCAGGACGTTCCGGAAGACCTTTACCGGGCCTCTGCCGCAAATCTTGTACTCCGCCTTGAAGATTTGCGCCGCGCGGCCGATATGCCCTGCAACACGGAGTTGAACAATGCAGTCGCGTGA
- the fliR gene encoding flagellar biosynthetic protein FliR gives MDSVTQTVIDGQQAFAIIGNTLWIMLRIGAMLMAMPMVGTRAVPARVRALLAVALSVALSPVLPPVPIFNGFDSATVLSILREVAVGVSIGFLLRLIFEAGAMAGEMIAQSTGLAFAQMADPMRGGSSGVIGQWFYLMFGLLFFTSNGHLALISLLVDSYKALPIGTALPDPHAVAALVPTLALQIFRGALSLALPLVVAMLAINLAFGVLARAAPALNPMQLGLPVALLLGLSLLTLLAGEMGAPVQRLFNIAFDTARQVTM, from the coding sequence ATGGATTCGGTCACGCAGACGGTCATCGACGGCCAACAGGCGTTTGCCATCATCGGCAATACCCTGTGGATCATGTTGCGCATCGGCGCGATGTTGATGGCCATGCCCATGGTCGGTACCCGCGCGGTGCCGGCACGGGTGCGCGCCTTGCTGGCCGTTGCACTGTCCGTGGCCTTGTCGCCGGTACTGCCGCCAGTGCCGATCTTCAATGGTTTCGACTCGGCCACCGTGCTCAGCATCCTGCGCGAAGTCGCGGTCGGGGTCAGCATTGGCTTCCTGCTGCGGCTGATCTTCGAAGCCGGTGCCATGGCCGGTGAAATGATCGCGCAAAGCACTGGCCTGGCCTTCGCGCAGATGGCCGACCCGATGCGCGGTGGCAGCTCCGGCGTGATCGGACAATGGTTCTACCTGATGTTCGGCCTGCTGTTCTTCACCAGCAACGGCCATCTGGCACTGATCTCGTTGCTGGTGGACAGCTACAAGGCCTTGCCGATCGGCACCGCCCTGCCCGATCCGCATGCAGTCGCCGCCCTGGTCCCGACCCTGGCCCTGCAGATCTTCCGCGGCGCCCTCTCGCTGGCCTTGCCGCTGGTAGTGGCAATGCTGGCGATCAACCTGGCCTTCGGCGTGCTGGCCCGAGCAGCACCGGCACTGAACCCGATGCAGCTCGGCCTGCCGGTCGCCCTGCTGCTGGGTCTGTCCCTGCTGACCCTGCTCGCCGGGGAAATGGGGGCGCCGGTCCAACGCCTGTTCAACATCGCCTTTGACACGGCGCGACAAGTGACAATGTGA
- the flhB gene encoding flagellar biosynthesis protein FlhB, protein MSENEQAGEKTELPTEKRLREAREQGNIPRSRELATATVFVAAVLALYALGGSMGGSARQWMKAALTPEVGLLDTPNALFGHAGWMLLKLMLAFSPLLLVCLLAGFIAPTLMGGLRVSSKAMMPDLNRMNPMSGIKRLVGAEALAEFVKSLLRVAFVGTAAGLCIWHGVDALRGLLHLPLESAIGRGLAFTLKLLLATAGAMALLAAIDAPYQKWNWLRKLKMTREELRREMKESEGSPEVKGRIRQMQMQLSQRRMMEAVPTADVVLVNPTHYAVALKYESGRMNAPTVVARGVDELALRIRQVADGNKVTIVSAPPLARALYRESQLGKEIPVRLYSAVAQVLSYVYQLRQWRTGPMPQMASIDIDEFGKGGSR, encoded by the coding sequence ATGTCCGAGAACGAACAGGCCGGGGAAAAAACCGAACTCCCCACCGAAAAACGCCTGCGCGAGGCCCGCGAGCAAGGCAATATCCCGCGTTCCCGCGAGCTTGCCACCGCTACCGTCTTCGTCGCTGCGGTGCTGGCGCTATACGCCTTGGGCGGCTCGATGGGTGGCTCGGCCCGGCAGTGGATGAAGGCCGCGCTGACGCCTGAAGTCGGCCTGCTGGACACCCCGAATGCCCTGTTTGGCCACGCTGGCTGGATGCTGCTCAAGCTGATGCTGGCCTTCAGCCCATTGTTACTGGTCTGCCTGCTCGCTGGCTTCATCGCCCCAACCCTGATGGGCGGTCTGCGCGTTTCCAGCAAGGCGATGATGCCGGACCTCAACCGCATGAACCCGATGTCCGGGATCAAGCGCCTGGTTGGCGCCGAGGCCCTCGCGGAATTCGTCAAGTCCCTGCTGCGCGTGGCCTTTGTCGGCACCGCCGCGGGCCTGTGCATCTGGCACGGCGTGGATGCGCTACGCGGCCTGCTGCACCTGCCGCTGGAGAGCGCCATCGGCCGCGGCCTGGCCTTCACCCTCAAGCTGCTGCTGGCCACGGCCGGCGCGATGGCCCTGCTTGCCGCCATCGATGCGCCGTACCAGAAGTGGAACTGGCTGCGGAAGCTGAAGATGACCCGCGAAGAGCTGCGGCGCGAGATGAAGGAAAGCGAGGGCAGCCCCGAGGTCAAGGGCCGCATTCGGCAGATGCAGATGCAGCTGTCGCAGCGGCGGATGATGGAAGCGGTGCCAACCGCCGACGTCGTGCTGGTCAACCCGACCCACTACGCGGTCGCCCTCAAGTACGAAAGTGGACGCATGAACGCCCCCACCGTGGTCGCCCGCGGCGTCGACGAACTGGCCCTGCGCATTCGCCAGGTGGCCGACGGCAACAAGGTCACCATCGTCTCGGCGCCGCCTTTGGCACGGGCCTTGTATCGGGAAAGCCAACTCGGCAAGGAAATCCCCGTGAGACTGTATTCGGCTGTTGCCCAGGTCCTGTCCTACGTCTACCAGTTGCGCCAATGGCGCACGGGCCCGATGCCGCAGATGGCGTCCATCGATATCGATGAATTCGGCAAGGGAGGCAGCCGATGA
- the cheY gene encoding chemotaxis response regulator CheY, with protein MNKNMRILIVDDFSTMRRIVKNLLGDLGFTNTAEAEDGHAALSLLQSQPFDFVVTDWNMPVMTGIELLKAIRNDAKLKTLPVLMVTAEAKREQIIEAAQSGVNGYIIKPFTAQTLEEKLGKIFERLAASA; from the coding sequence TTGAACAAGAACATGCGCATCCTGATCGTTGACGACTTCTCGACGATGCGTCGCATCGTCAAGAACCTGCTCGGCGATCTGGGCTTCACCAATACCGCCGAAGCCGAGGACGGGCATGCCGCGCTGTCACTGCTGCAGAGCCAGCCGTTCGATTTCGTGGTCACCGACTGGAACATGCCGGTGATGACCGGCATCGAGCTGCTCAAGGCCATCCGCAACGATGCCAAGCTCAAGACCTTGCCGGTCCTGATGGTCACCGCCGAGGCCAAGCGCGAGCAGATCATCGAGGCCGCGCAGAGCGGCGTGAACGGCTACATCATCAAGCCGTTCACCGCGCAGACTCTGGAAGAGAAGCTCGGCAAGATCTTCGAACGCCTGGCAGCGAGCGCCTGA
- a CDS encoding MinD/ParA family ATP-binding protein translates to MQSREYAKLTNTFPLSATRHEPAGPVRTIAVTGGKGGVGKTNVSANLAVALAGMGKRTLLLDADLGLANIDVVLGLQPKHTLADLVAGRATLEEVIIEGPNGVLVVPAASGRRHMAELQPAEHVGLVNVFSELERDLDVMIIDTAAGITDSVLTFCQAAQDTVVVVCDEPASITDAYALIKVLSRERGVDRIQVVANMVRDPNEGRALYEKLVRVCEKFLIDVSLNYLGCVPQDDWLRLSVQRQQPVVKLYPSAPASLAINEIARRTARWQAPTAPRGGVEFFLERIIQQKVKA, encoded by the coding sequence ATGCAGTCGCGTGAGTACGCCAAGCTGACCAACACCTTCCCGCTGTCGGCTACCCGGCACGAACCTGCCGGCCCGGTACGCACCATCGCGGTGACTGGCGGCAAGGGCGGTGTGGGTAAAACCAATGTCTCGGCCAACCTGGCCGTGGCACTGGCAGGCATGGGCAAACGCACCCTGCTGCTGGATGCCGACCTGGGCCTGGCCAACATCGACGTGGTGCTGGGCCTGCAGCCCAAGCACACCCTGGCCGACCTGGTCGCCGGGCGCGCCACGCTGGAAGAAGTGATCATCGAGGGCCCCAATGGCGTGCTCGTGGTCCCCGCCGCTTCCGGCCGCCGCCACATGGCCGAGCTGCAGCCTGCCGAGCACGTCGGCCTGGTCAACGTGTTCTCCGAGCTGGAACGCGACCTCGATGTGATGATCATCGACACCGCCGCCGGTATCACCGACAGCGTGCTGACCTTCTGCCAGGCAGCCCAGGACACCGTGGTGGTGGTCTGTGACGAGCCGGCCTCGATCACCGATGCCTACGCGCTGATCAAGGTCCTGTCGCGCGAACGCGGCGTGGACCGTATCCAGGTGGTGGCCAACATGGTCCGCGACCCGAACGAAGGCCGCGCCCTGTACGAAAAGCTGGTGCGGGTCTGCGAGAAGTTCCTGATCGATGTTTCGCTGAACTACCTGGGCTGCGTGCCGCAGGACGACTGGCTGCGCCTTTCGGTGCAGCGCCAGCAGCCGGTGGTCAAGCTCTACCCTTCCGCGCCAGCCTCGCTGGCCATCAACGAAATCGCCCGTCGCACCGCGCGCTGGCAAGCCCCAACCGCCCCGCGCGGCGGCGTTGAGTTCTTCCTGGAACGCATCATCCAGCAGAAGGTGAAGGCATGA
- a CDS encoding putative bifunctional diguanylate cyclase/phosphodiesterase produces the protein MLVGSYNPLFVVLSILVAILASFTALDMASRVSASQPRRVAARWLLAGGVAMGAGIWSMHFVGMLAFRLPIPLGYDLWLTLESLLVAVAASIFALWLVSRPTLPHLRLALGALLMGLGIAWMHYVGMSALKMTPGIDYDRIWFALSIIIAVGASWSALYIAFRLRAVEQSMPLRLIAAAVMGLAIVGMHYTGMAAARFPANSVCAAASSGGVPTEWLAACVVLLTVGVMAVVLTISLFEQRMQARLLHLRNSMLSASLDDARKELFHASLHDSLTRLPNRQLSHERIEQMLQGGQALAVISIDLDGFRHINGTFGPQTGDAALVDIGERLRQLLPAEDLVGRLGGDQFVIASPLKRPEDVDLLAERIILAVNSVRVAGRDLRITASLGIAQHPQHGDSAAQLIAMAETAMAYSRQSARNSHAVFADWMNDNVEQDRRLLEDLRKALGTAQLSLHYQPRVHANSGRVSGAEALIRWRHPEHGYIPADRIIRLTEQSGLMDTMGNWVLDEACRQMRSWQDAGNGDWRVSVNLSGRQLGSPKLLEDVRAALDHSELEPSRLILEVSETAVMRDADNAISVLRSVAGLGVGISIDDFGTGVSSLLHLKRLPATEIKIDRAFVLALEESDEDVVIVSAIVALGHALNLQVVAEGIETQGQRSYVERLGCDHLQGYLLGRPVSAENFMRLHGGDSQHAAMEARLASFHANQE, from the coding sequence ATGCTCGTCGGCAGCTACAACCCGTTGTTTGTCGTGTTGTCCATCCTGGTGGCGATCCTTGCCTCGTTCACGGCACTGGACATGGCCTCGCGGGTATCCGCATCGCAGCCACGACGCGTTGCTGCCCGCTGGTTGTTGGCCGGTGGCGTGGCGATGGGTGCAGGCATCTGGTCGATGCACTTCGTCGGCATGCTGGCCTTCCGCCTGCCAATCCCCCTCGGCTACGACCTGTGGCTGACCCTGGAGTCACTGCTGGTGGCGGTGGCCGCCTCGATCTTTGCCCTGTGGCTGGTCTCGCGGCCAACCCTGCCGCACCTGCGCCTGGCGCTCGGCGCGCTGCTGATGGGTCTGGGCATCGCCTGGATGCATTACGTCGGCATGTCGGCGCTGAAGATGACACCCGGCATCGACTACGACCGCATCTGGTTCGCGCTGTCGATCATCATTGCCGTCGGCGCGTCTTGGAGCGCGCTGTATATCGCCTTCCGCCTGCGCGCGGTCGAACAGTCCATGCCACTGCGCCTGATTGCCGCCGCCGTCATGGGCCTGGCCATCGTCGGCATGCATTACACCGGCATGGCTGCCGCGCGCTTCCCGGCCAATTCGGTGTGTGCCGCTGCATCCAGTGGCGGCGTGCCGACCGAGTGGTTGGCCGCCTGCGTGGTATTGCTGACCGTCGGTGTGATGGCAGTGGTGCTGACCATCTCGCTGTTCGAACAACGCATGCAGGCGCGTCTGCTACACCTGCGCAACTCGATGCTGTCGGCCTCGCTGGACGATGCGCGCAAGGAGCTGTTCCATGCCAGCCTGCACGACTCCCTGACCCGCCTGCCCAACCGCCAGCTCTCGCACGAGCGCATCGAGCAGATGCTGCAGGGCGGGCAAGCGCTGGCGGTGATCTCCATCGACCTGGACGGCTTCCGCCACATCAATGGCACCTTCGGCCCACAGACCGGTGATGCAGCGCTGGTCGACATCGGTGAGCGCCTGCGGCAACTGCTGCCGGCCGAGGATCTGGTCGGGCGCCTGGGCGGCGACCAGTTCGTCATCGCCAGCCCGCTGAAGCGACCAGAGGATGTAGACCTTCTGGCCGAGCGCATCATTCTGGCGGTCAACTCGGTGCGCGTTGCCGGCCGCGACCTGCGCATCACCGCCAGCCTCGGCATCGCCCAGCACCCGCAGCACGGCGACAGCGCGGCACAGCTGATCGCCATGGCCGAAACCGCCATGGCCTATTCCCGCCAGTCCGCACGCAACAGCCATGCGGTGTTCGCCGACTGGATGAACGACAACGTCGAGCAGGACCGGCGCTTGCTGGAAGACCTGCGCAAGGCGCTGGGCACGGCGCAGTTGTCCCTGCACTACCAACCCCGCGTGCATGCCAATAGCGGCCGTGTCAGTGGCGCAGAGGCGCTGATCCGTTGGCGCCACCCCGAGCACGGCTACATCCCGGCCGATCGCATCATCCGCCTGACCGAACAGAGCGGGCTGATGGACACCATGGGCAACTGGGTTCTGGACGAAGCCTGCCGGCAGATGCGCAGCTGGCAGGATGCCGGCAACGGCGATTGGCGGGTGTCGGTCAACCTGTCCGGCCGTCAGCTGGGCTCGCCCAAGCTGCTGGAGGATGTTCGCGCGGCACTGGACCACAGCGAGCTGGAGCCATCACGGCTGATCCTGGAGGTCAGCGAAACCGCGGTGATGCGTGATGCCGACAATGCCATCTCGGTCCTGCGCAGCGTTGCCGGGCTGGGCGTTGGCATCTCGATCGATGACTTCGGTACCGGCGTCTCCAGCCTGTTGCACCTCAAGCGCCTGCCGGCCACCGAGATCAAGATCGATCGCGCCTTCGTGCTGGCACTGGAAGAGAGCGACGAGGACGTGGTGATTGTCTCGGCCATCGTCGCGCTCGGCCACGCACTGAACCTGCAGGTCGTTGCCGAGGGCATCGAAACCCAAGGCCAGCGTTCCTATGTGGAGCGGCTGGGCTGCGACCACCTGCAGGGCTACCTGCTGGGCCGCCCGGTCAGTGCCGAGAATTTCATGCGCCTGCACGGCGGCGACAGCCAGCACGCAGCAATGGAAGCCCGCCTGGCCTCGTTCCACGCCAACCAGGAATAG
- the flhA gene encoding flagellar biosynthesis protein FlhA, whose translation MSSQTSGFSARRVLDMLRQGLGAPLIVLALLAMVVVPLAPPVLDALFTLNIAISMLVLLAVVYVKRPLDFTIFPIVLLVTTMLRLALNVASTRVILLNGQDGHEAAGKVIAAFGEFVIGGNYAVGIVVFAILTIINFVVITKGAGRVSEVTARFILDAMPGKQMAIDADLNAGLLTREEAKVRREEVREEADFYGAMDGASKFIRGDAIAGILILFINMLGGLAVGVLQHGMPFGDAAATYTLLSIGDGLVAQLPALLVSSAVAMLVTRASRSQDMSEAMMGQVFGQYRALAITAGIIGLVGLVPGMPNLAFLTLAAILGFIAWKLWKRETAAAAKPASNEAAANEGGLNALGQPQPAPTAELTWDELRPVDPLGLEVGYRLIPLVDKAQGGELMTRIKGVRRKLTQDLGFLIPPVHIRDNLELPATHYRLLIHGVPVSTADIHPDRELALDPGSAMGKLEGIAGKDPAFGLDATWIQPHQRAHAESLGYTVVDPATVVATHLSHLIREHAPELLGHEEVQQLLATLAKSAPKLAEDLSPKALPLSTVARVLQNLLVERIPIRQLRKIAEAMVEAAAVTQDAAALTASVRNALGRFIVQEIAGSSPELPVFTLNPQLERVLQESTQGNGAALEPGLAERLHQSLADCVGKQEARNEPAVVLVPAPVRAALARLVRHSVPSLSVLAYSEVPEDKRLKLVGTIS comes from the coding sequence ATGAGCAGCCAGACCTCGGGCTTCTCCGCGCGCCGCGTGCTGGACATGCTGCGCCAGGGGCTGGGTGCACCACTGATCGTGCTGGCCTTGCTGGCAATGGTGGTGGTGCCCTTGGCACCGCCGGTGCTGGACGCCCTGTTCACCCTGAACATCGCGATCTCGATGCTGGTGCTGCTGGCCGTCGTGTATGTGAAGCGACCGCTGGACTTCACCATCTTCCCGATCGTGCTGCTGGTCACCACGATGCTGCGGCTGGCGCTGAACGTGGCCTCCACCCGCGTGATCCTGCTCAACGGCCAGGACGGCCACGAAGCCGCCGGCAAGGTGATTGCCGCCTTCGGTGAGTTCGTCATCGGCGGCAATTACGCGGTCGGCATCGTGGTCTTCGCGATCCTGACCATCATCAACTTCGTGGTTATCACCAAGGGTGCCGGGCGCGTGTCGGAAGTGACCGCCCGCTTCATCCTGGACGCCATGCCCGGCAAGCAGATGGCGATCGACGCCGACCTCAACGCCGGTTTGCTGACCCGCGAAGAGGCCAAGGTCCGCCGCGAGGAAGTCCGCGAGGAAGCCGACTTCTACGGTGCGATGGACGGTGCCAGCAAGTTCATTCGTGGCGACGCCATCGCCGGCATCCTGATCCTCTTCATCAACATGCTCGGCGGCCTGGCCGTAGGTGTACTGCAGCACGGCATGCCGTTCGGCGACGCCGCGGCGACGTATACGCTGCTGTCGATCGGTGACGGCCTGGTGGCGCAGCTGCCGGCCCTGCTGGTTTCCAGTGCCGTGGCCATGCTGGTGACCCGCGCGTCGCGCTCGCAGGACATGAGCGAGGCGATGATGGGCCAGGTGTTTGGTCAGTACCGCGCACTGGCCATCACCGCCGGCATCATCGGCTTGGTCGGCCTGGTGCCGGGCATGCCGAACCTGGCCTTCCTCACTTTGGCGGCAATCCTCGGCTTCATCGCCTGGAAACTGTGGAAACGTGAAACCGCTGCTGCCGCCAAGCCCGCAAGCAACGAAGCCGCTGCCAACGAAGGCGGCCTGAACGCGCTGGGCCAGCCGCAGCCCGCCCCCACCGCTGAACTGACCTGGGACGAGCTGCGCCCGGTTGATCCGCTCGGCCTGGAAGTGGGGTACCGGCTGATTCCGCTGGTCGACAAGGCCCAGGGCGGCGAATTGATGACGCGCATCAAGGGCGTGCGCCGAAAGCTCACCCAGGACCTGGGCTTCCTGATCCCGCCGGTCCACATCCGCGACAACCTGGAACTGCCGGCCACCCATTACCGCCTGCTGATCCACGGCGTGCCGGTCAGCACCGCCGACATCCATCCGGACCGCGAACTGGCACTGGACCCGGGCAGCGCGATGGGCAAGCTGGAAGGCATTGCCGGCAAAGACCCGGCGTTCGGCCTGGACGCCACCTGGATCCAGCCGCATCAGCGCGCCCATGCCGAGTCGCTGGGCTACACCGTGGTCGATCCGGCCACCGTGGTTGCCACCCACCTGTCGCACCTGATCCGCGAGCACGCGCCGGAACTGCTCGGCCACGAGGAAGTGCAGCAGTTGCTGGCGACCCTGGCCAAGAGCGCGCCCAAGCTGGCCGAGGACCTGTCGCCCAAGGCGCTGCCGCTATCCACTGTGGCCCGTGTGCTGCAGAACCTGCTGGTCGAGCGCATCCCGATCCGCCAGCTGCGCAAGATCGCCGAAGCCATGGTCGAAGCCGCCGCAGTCACCCAGGACGCCGCCGCACTCACCGCCTCGGTACGCAATGCATTGGGCCGCTTCATCGTACAGGAAATCGCCGGTTCCTCGCCGGAGCTGCCGGTGTTCACCCTCAACCCGCAATTGGAACGCGTCTTGCAGGAGTCAACACAAGGCAATGGCGCCGCACTGGAACCTGGTCTCGCCGAACGCCTCCACCAAAGCCTTGCCGATTGCGTCGGCAAGCAGGAGGCCCGAAACGAGCCGGCTGTAGTGCTGGTACCGGCCCCGGTCCGCGCCGCGCTGGCGCGCCTGGTCCGCCACAGCGTTCCCTCGCTGTCGGTCCTGGCCTACAGCGAAGTGCCGGAAGACAAACGCCTGAAGCTGGTCGGCACGATCAGCTGA
- a CDS encoding RNA polymerase sigma factor FliA: MNNAAAQYREVQRSAANDCITRHADLVRRIAHHLAARLPASVEVDDLIQAGMMGLIEASRSYDAEQGASFETYASIRIRGSMIDEIRRGDWVPRSVHRRARDAAATIRRLEQSSGRAASASEVAEAMELPLPEYMRLVEDASRGQVLSLESRIEDQGELDTPTTGGPNPQQVLERSQFGAELGKAIGHLPEREQLVLSLYYEQELNLKEIGAVLGVSESRVCQIHGQAMLRLRGRLKIFEAADAGLEEP, translated from the coding sequence ATGAACAATGCAGCCGCTCAATACCGTGAAGTCCAGCGCAGTGCGGCCAATGACTGCATCACCCGCCACGCCGACCTGGTCCGCCGCATCGCCCACCACCTGGCCGCACGCCTGCCTGCGAGCGTCGAGGTCGACGACCTGATCCAGGCCGGCATGATGGGTTTGATCGAGGCCTCGCGCAGCTATGACGCCGAACAGGGCGCATCGTTCGAGACCTATGCATCCATCCGCATCCGCGGCTCGATGATCGACGAGATCCGTCGTGGCGACTGGGTGCCGCGCTCGGTGCACCGCCGCGCCCGCGACGCTGCCGCCACCATCCGTCGCCTCGAACAGAGCAGCGGCCGCGCGGCCAGTGCCAGCGAAGTGGCCGAAGCGATGGAACTGCCGCTGCCCGAATACATGCGACTGGTCGAAGACGCCTCGCGCGGACAGGTATTGAGCCTGGAATCGCGCATCGAAGACCAGGGCGAACTGGACACCCCGACCACCGGCGGCCCCAACCCGCAGCAGGTGCTGGAGCGCAGCCAGTTCGGTGCCGAGCTGGGCAAGGCCATCGGCCACCTGCCGGAACGCGAACAGCTGGTGCTGTCGCTGTACTACGAGCAGGAATTGAACCTGAAAGAAATCGGCGCGGTATTGGGCGTTAGCGAATCCCGCGTCTGTCAGATCCACGGCCAAGCCATGCTGCGCCTGCGAGGGCGGCTGAAGATTTTCGAGGCGGCAGACGCCGGCCTCGAGGAACCATGA